The following are encoded together in the Lactuca sativa cultivar Salinas chromosome 1, Lsat_Salinas_v11, whole genome shotgun sequence genome:
- the LOC111900056 gene encoding PRA1 family protein F3 → MTSYGTIPSSSDGGSSKVEFLSRAKERIQTGLGVSRPWKQMFDLHSINIPHGFADAISRIKTNFGYFRMNYALIVLVILFLSLLWNPISLIVFVVSMAAWLFLYFLRDEPLVIFHYTIDDRVVLAVLSVVTVVLLLLTGATMNIILSVLIGLAVVVVHAALRKTDDLCLDEDGVEAGGFLAASSP, encoded by the coding sequence ATGACGTCGTACGGCACAATTCCGTCGTCATCCGACGGAGGTTCTTCAAAGGTCGAGTTCCTATCCCGCGCAAAAGAACGCATACAAACAGGACTCGGTGTATCACGGCCGTGGAAACAGATGTTCGATCTACATTCGATCAACATACCTCACGGCTTCGCTGACGCAATTTCACGGATCAAAACGAACTTCGGTTACTTTCGTATGAATTACGCGTTGATTGTGCTCGTAATTTTGTTCTTAAGCTTGTTGTGGAATCCGATCTCGTTGATCGTTTTCGTTGTGTCGATGGCGGCCTGGTTGTTCCTCTACTTCCTCCGTGACGAGCCTCTTGTGATCTTTCACTACACGATTGATGATCGTGTGGTACTGGCGGTTTTATCAGTTGTGACGGTAGTTTTGCTGCTGTTGACCGGCGCCACGATGAACATAATCTTGTCCGTTTTGATCGGACTGGCGGTTGTGGTGGTTCACGCAGCTCTCAGGAAGACGGATGATTTGTGCTTAGATGAAGACGGCGTCGAGGCAGGCGGATTTTTGGCGGCTTCTTCGCCATAG
- the LOC111900058 gene encoding uncharacterized protein LOC111900058 — protein MAIPHPYDPVYYSIPSIPPLEYAGYEDPNAINTLFVSGLPDDIKAREIHNLFRRRPGFDYCQLKYTGRGNQVVAFATFLNHPSAMAALRDLNGVKFDPQTGSTLHIELARSNSRRKRKPGPEAYVVIDKRSIATKDDQDSSDDGDSETEEPSETDKDNAARSDEETTGDPDNTVGAENEQAENTVDGACSTLFIANLGPNCTEDELKPVLSQYPGFNTLKVRNRGGMPVAFADYEEVEQATDVMNALQGSTLQSSDRGGMHIEYARSKMRKR, from the exons ATGGCAATTCCACATCCTTACGATCCAGTATATTACAGCATTCCGTCCATTCCTCCACTGGAGTATGCCGGTTATGAAGACCCCAACGCCATTAATACACTCTTCGTTTCGGGTCTACCTGACGACATCAAGGCACGTGAGATCCACAATCTCTTCCGCCGTCGACCTGGGTTTGATTATTGCCAACTCAAGTACACGGGCCGCGGCAATCAG GTTGTTGCATTCGCAACTTTTCTAAACCATCCATCAGCAATGGCGGCTCTTCGTGATCTGAAT GGTGTTAAGTTCGACCCTCAAACTGGTTCTACTCTGCATATTGAACTTGCAAGATCAAACTCCAGAAGAAAGCGGAAACCAG GCCCTGAAGCTTATGTTGTTATTGATAAGAGATCCATTGCTACTAAGGATGATCAAGATTCTAGTGACGATG GAGATAGTGAAACTGAAGAACCATCTGAAACCGACAAGGATAATGCAGCAAGGAG TGATGAGGAGACGACTGGGGATCCTGACAATACTGTAGGTGCAGAAAAT GAACAGGCAGAAAATACAGTGGATGGAGCGTGTTCGACTTTGTTTATTGCAAATTTAGGCCCCAATTGCACGGAAGATGAGCTAAAACCTGTTCTTTCCCA GTACCCTGGATTTAACACACTAAAGGTGCGTAACAGAGGTGGAATGCCTGTTGCCTTTGCAGATTATGAG GAGGTGGAGCAAGCTACTGATGTGATGAATGCCCTTCAGGGAAGCACACTACAATCATCTGACCGTGGAGGCATGCATATAGA GTATGCAAGATCAAAAATGAGAAAACGGTGA